One genomic segment of Pseudomonas chlororaphis subsp. aurantiaca includes these proteins:
- the murI gene encoding glutamate racemase, giving the protein MREAPIGVFDSGVGGLSVLAEIQQRLPHESLLYVADCGNIPYGEKTPEFIRQRCSLVAGFFREQGAKALVLACNTATVAAVADLRRDYPDWPIIGMEPAVKPAAAATRSGVVGVLATTGTLQSAKFAALLDRFATDIKVITRPCPGLVERIEAGDLHSPALRQLLQGYVEPLLAAGCDTIILGCTHYPFLKPLLKSMIPEDISLIDTGAAVARQLERLLGERELLAAGPARQAQFWTSGDPCHFRHILPLLWKEAGAVQSFTL; this is encoded by the coding sequence ATGCGTGAAGCGCCGATCGGTGTCTTCGACTCTGGCGTCGGCGGCCTGTCGGTGCTGGCGGAAATCCAGCAGCGCCTGCCCCATGAGTCGCTGCTGTATGTAGCCGATTGCGGCAACATTCCCTACGGCGAGAAAACCCCTGAATTCATCCGTCAGCGTTGCAGCCTGGTCGCCGGGTTTTTCCGCGAGCAGGGGGCCAAGGCGCTGGTGCTGGCCTGCAACACCGCGACCGTGGCCGCTGTCGCCGACCTGCGTCGAGACTACCCGGACTGGCCTATCATCGGCATGGAGCCCGCGGTCAAGCCGGCTGCCGCCGCCACTCGCAGCGGCGTGGTCGGCGTGCTGGCCACCACCGGCACCTTGCAGAGCGCCAAGTTCGCCGCCTTGCTCGATCGTTTCGCCACCGACATCAAGGTCATTACCCGGCCATGCCCGGGCCTGGTGGAACGGATCGAAGCCGGTGACCTGCACAGCCCCGCATTGCGCCAACTGCTGCAGGGGTATGTCGAGCCGCTGCTGGCGGCCGGCTGCGACACCATCATCCTCGGCTGCACCCACTATCCGTTTCTCAAGCCGTTGCTCAAGTCGATGATCCCCGAGGACATTAGCCTGATCGATACCGGGGCCGCGGTTGCCCGCCAGCTGGAGCGCCTGCTCGGCGAGCGCGAGTTGTTGGCTGCGGGGCCTGCGCGCCAGGCTCAGTTCTGGACCAGTGGCGATCCGTGTCACTTCAGACATATCCTGCCGTTGCTCTGGAAAGAGGCGGGAGCGGTGCAAAGCTTCACTTTATAA
- a CDS encoding molybdopterin-synthase adenylyltransferase MoeB, translated as MLNDQELLRYSRQILLQHVDIDGQLRLKASRVLIVGLGGLGAPVALYLAAAGVGELHLADFDTVDLTNLQRQIIHDTDSVGLSKVDSAMRRLSAINPDIQLVPHRAALDADSLAAAVTAVDLVLDCTDNFSTREAVNAACVAAGKPLVSGAAIRLEGQLSVFDPRRPESPCYHCLYGHGSEAELTCSEAGVVGPLVGLVGSLQALEALKLLVGFGEPLVGRLLLIDALGTRFRELRVKRDPGCSVCGGQHA; from the coding sequence GTGCTGAACGATCAGGAGTTGTTGCGCTACAGCCGGCAGATTCTGTTGCAGCACGTCGACATCGACGGCCAGTTGCGACTCAAGGCCAGCCGCGTATTGATCGTCGGCCTGGGCGGCCTGGGTGCTCCGGTGGCCTTGTACCTGGCCGCCGCGGGTGTCGGCGAGCTGCACCTGGCCGACTTCGATACGGTCGACCTGACCAACCTGCAACGCCAGATCATCCATGACACCGACAGCGTCGGCCTGAGCAAGGTCGATTCGGCGATGCGTCGCCTGTCCGCGATCAATCCCGACATCCAGCTGGTGCCCCATCGTGCCGCGCTGGATGCCGATTCCCTGGCGGCCGCGGTCACGGCGGTGGACCTGGTGCTCGATTGCACCGACAACTTCTCGACCCGCGAGGCGGTGAACGCCGCCTGTGTCGCCGCCGGCAAGCCGCTGGTCAGTGGCGCGGCGATTCGCCTGGAAGGGCAGCTGTCGGTGTTCGATCCGCGGCGCCCCGAGAGCCCGTGCTACCACTGTTTATATGGGCACGGCAGCGAAGCCGAGCTGACGTGCAGCGAAGCCGGTGTGGTCGGGCCGCTGGTGGGCCTGGTGGGCAGCCTGCAGGCGCTCGAGGCGTTGAAGCTGCTGGTGGGGTTCGGTGAGCCGCTGGTGGGCCGTCTGTTGTTGATCGATGCCCTGGGCACGCGCTTTCGTGAACTGCGGGTCAAGCGTGATCCGGGCTGCAGCGTCTGTGGAGGCCAGCATGCGTGA
- the prmC gene encoding peptide chain release factor N(5)-glutamine methyltransferase, whose translation MTIIASLLRAAQLPDSPTARLDAELLLAAALGKPRSFLHTWPERIVPSEAALTFASYLQRRRSGEPVAYILGQQGFWKLDLEVAPHTLIPRPDTELLVEAALELLPATPAKVLDLGTGSGAIALALASERPAWRVTAVDRVLEAVALAERNRERLQLDNVTVLSSHWFSALQGERYQLIISNPPYIAEADPHLAAGDVRFEPESALVAGKDGLDDLRLIIALAPGHLEAGGWLMLEHGYDQAPAVRDLLLSQGFAEVHSRVDLGGHERISLGSLPC comes from the coding sequence ATGACCATCATTGCCAGCCTGTTGCGCGCCGCCCAATTGCCCGATTCGCCTACGGCCCGTCTGGATGCCGAGTTGTTGCTGGCCGCTGCCCTGGGCAAGCCGCGCAGCTTCCTGCACACCTGGCCCGAGCGGATCGTGCCCAGCGAAGCGGCACTGACTTTCGCCAGTTATCTGCAGCGGCGCCGCTCCGGCGAGCCGGTGGCTTATATCCTTGGCCAGCAGGGCTTCTGGAAACTGGACCTGGAAGTGGCGCCGCACACCCTGATCCCGCGTCCCGACACCGAGTTGCTGGTGGAGGCGGCGCTGGAACTGCTGCCCGCCACGCCGGCCAAGGTGCTCGACCTGGGCACCGGCAGCGGCGCCATTGCCCTGGCCCTGGCCAGCGAGCGCCCGGCGTGGCGGGTCACCGCGGTTGACCGGGTGCTGGAAGCCGTGGCCCTGGCCGAACGCAATCGCGAGCGCCTGCAACTGGACAATGTCACGGTGCTGAGCAGCCATTGGTTCAGCGCCCTGCAAGGCGAGCGTTATCAGCTGATCATCAGCAACCCGCCCTATATTGCCGAAGCCGACCCGCACCTGGCGGCCGGCGATGTGCGTTTCGAGCCGGAAAGCGCGCTGGTTGCGGGCAAGGACGGGCTGGACGATCTGCGCCTGATCATCGCCCTGGCGCCAGGGCACCTCGAGGCCGGCGGCTGGCTGATGCTGGAGCATGGCTACGACCAGGCGCCGGCGGTGCGCGACCTGTTACTCAGCCAAGGGTTCGCCGAGGTGCACAGCCGTGTCGACCTGGGCGGTCATGAACGCATCAGCTTAGGAAGCCTGCCGTGCTGA
- the prfA gene encoding peptide chain release factor 1, with protein sequence MKASLLNKLDVLQDRFEELTALLGDAEVISDQAKFRAYSKEYAEVEPIVETYKQVLKVQADLEGAQALLKDSDPDMREMAVEEVRQAKEQLVGLESTLQRMLLPKDPNDGRNVFLEIRAGTGGDEAAIFSGDLFRMYSRYAERRGWRLEILSENEGEHGGYKEVIARVEGENVYGKLKFESGAHRVQRVPATESQGRIHTSACTVAVLPEPDEQEAIEINPADLRIDTYRSSGAGGQHVNKTDSAIRITHIPSGIVVECQEERSQHKNRARAMSWLSAKLNDQQTSAAANAIASERKLLVGSGDRSERIRTYNFPQGRVTDHRVNLTLYSLDEILAGGVEAVIEPLLAEYQADQLAALGE encoded by the coding sequence ATGAAAGCGTCACTGCTCAATAAGCTGGATGTCCTCCAGGACCGTTTCGAGGAACTGACCGCGTTGCTTGGCGACGCCGAAGTCATTTCCGATCAGGCCAAGTTCCGCGCCTATTCCAAGGAGTACGCCGAAGTCGAGCCGATCGTCGAGACCTATAAACAGGTACTCAAGGTCCAGGCCGACCTCGAGGGCGCCCAGGCGCTGCTCAAGGACAGCGACCCGGATATGCGCGAAATGGCGGTGGAAGAAGTCCGCCAGGCCAAGGAACAACTGGTCGGGCTGGAAAGCACCCTGCAACGCATGCTGCTGCCCAAGGACCCCAACGACGGGCGCAACGTGTTCCTGGAAATCCGCGCCGGCACCGGCGGCGACGAGGCGGCGATCTTCTCCGGCGACCTGTTCCGCATGTATTCGCGTTATGCCGAGCGGCGTGGCTGGCGGCTGGAGATCCTCTCGGAAAACGAGGGCGAGCACGGCGGCTATAAAGAAGTCATCGCCCGGGTCGAGGGCGAGAACGTCTACGGCAAGCTGAAATTCGAATCCGGCGCCCACCGCGTACAGCGGGTACCGGCCACCGAATCCCAGGGCCGCATCCATACTTCGGCCTGCACCGTGGCGGTGCTGCCCGAGCCGGACGAACAGGAAGCCATCGAGATCAACCCGGCGGACCTGCGGATCGACACCTACCGCTCCTCCGGTGCCGGCGGCCAGCACGTCAACAAGACCGACTCGGCGATCCGCATTACCCACATCCCGTCGGGAATCGTGGTCGAGTGTCAGGAAGAACGTTCCCAGCACAAGAACCGGGCGCGGGCCATGTCCTGGCTGTCGGCCAAGCTCAACGACCAGCAGACCAGCGCCGCGGCCAATGCGATCGCCAGCGAACGCAAGCTGCTGGTGGGTTCGGGCGACCGCTCCGAGCGCATCCGTACCTACAACTTTCCCCAGGGCCGGGTGACCGATCACCGCGTCAACCTGACTCTCTACTCCCTCGATGAAATCCTCGCCGGTGGCGTCGAAGCGGTGATCGAGCCGCTTCTGGCCGAATACCAGGCCGATCAACTTGCGGCACTGGGCGAGTAA
- the hemA gene encoding glutamyl-tRNA reductase: protein MAFLALGINHKTASVDVRERVAFTPEQLVEALQQLCRLTDSREAAILSTCNRSELYIEQDHLSADVVLRWLAEYHHLSLEDLRASAYVHEDDAAVRHMMRVASGLDSLVLGEPQILGQMKSAYAVAREAGTIGPLLGRLFQATFSAAKQVRTDTAIGENPVSVAFAAVSLAKQIFSDLQRSQALLIGAGETITLVARHLHDLGVKRIVVANRTLERASTLAEQFGAHAVLLSDIPQELVHSDIVISSTASQLPILGKGAVESALKLRKHKPIFMVDIAVPRDIEPEVGELDDVYLYTVDDLHEVVAENLKSRQGAAQAAEELVNIGAEDFMVRLRELAAVDVLKAYRQQSERLRDEELQKAQRMLANGSSAEDVLMQLARGLTNKLLHAPSVQLKKLTAEGRLDALAMAQELFALGEGASDSSDKKPQ from the coding sequence ATGGCCTTCCTCGCACTCGGTATTAACCACAAGACTGCCTCAGTAGACGTCCGCGAGCGCGTGGCCTTTACCCCTGAGCAGTTGGTTGAGGCCTTGCAGCAGCTCTGCCGCCTCACCGACAGCCGCGAAGCTGCGATCCTCTCCACCTGCAATCGCAGTGAACTCTATATAGAACAGGATCACCTTTCGGCGGATGTCGTGCTGCGCTGGCTGGCCGAGTACCACCATCTGAGTCTCGAAGACCTGCGCGCCAGTGCCTATGTGCACGAAGACGATGCGGCCGTTCGTCACATGATGCGTGTCGCCTCGGGGCTGGATTCGCTGGTGCTGGGCGAACCGCAGATCCTCGGGCAGATGAAATCCGCCTACGCCGTGGCGCGTGAGGCCGGAACCATTGGTCCGCTGTTGGGGCGGCTGTTCCAGGCCACTTTCAGCGCCGCCAAGCAGGTGCGCACCGACACCGCCATCGGCGAAAACCCGGTTTCGGTCGCCTTTGCCGCGGTGAGCCTGGCGAAACAGATTTTCAGCGATCTGCAGCGCAGCCAGGCGCTGCTGATCGGTGCCGGCGAGACCATCACCCTGGTCGCCCGCCACCTGCATGACCTGGGGGTCAAGCGCATCGTGGTCGCCAACCGCACCCTGGAGCGCGCCAGTACCCTGGCCGAACAGTTTGGAGCCCATGCCGTGCTGCTGTCGGATATCCCTCAGGAGTTGGTGCACAGCGACATCGTCATCAGTTCCACCGCCAGCCAGCTGCCGATCCTGGGCAAGGGCGCGGTGGAAAGCGCGCTGAAGCTGCGCAAGCACAAGCCGATCTTCATGGTGGACATCGCCGTTCCCCGGGATATCGAGCCGGAAGTCGGCGAGTTGGACGACGTTTACCTCTATACCGTCGACGATCTCCACGAAGTGGTCGCCGAAAACCTCAAGAGCCGCCAAGGCGCGGCGCAGGCGGCGGAAGAACTGGTGAACATCGGCGCCGAGGATTTCATGGTGCGCCTGCGCGAGCTGGCTGCGGTGGATGTGCTCAAGGCGTATCGTCAGCAGAGCGAGCGCCTGCGCGACGAAGAGTTGCAAAAGGCCCAGCGCATGCTGGCCAACGGCAGCAGCGCCGAAGACGTCCTGATGCAACTGGCTCGCGGCCTGACCAACAAATTGCTGCATGCGCCCAGCGTCCAGTTGAAAAAACTGACCGCTGAAGGCCGCCTGGATGCGCTGGCCATGGCCCAGGAACTCTTTGCCCTCGGTGAGGGCGCTTCGGACTCTTCGGATAAAAAACCGCAATGA
- a CDS encoding tetratricopeptide repeat protein: MNRSSALLLAFVFLSGCQALAPVSPDGTPPVEDSTPAPEKPKVYSSFSEDTIFSLLSAELAGQRNRFDIALDNYVTQAINTQDPGISERAFRIAEYLGADQAALDTALIWAKNAPQDLEAQRAAAIQLARTGRYDESMVYMEKVLQGKGDTHFDFLALSAADTDQDTRNGLMKSFDRLLQKHPNNGQLIFGKALLLQQDGDTREALKLLEQHPPEEGEIAPILLRARLLQSLSRADEALPLLEKSIRKYPDDKRLRLTYARMLVEQDRMDDAKAQFSSLVQQYPEDDELRYSLALVCLEAKDWTEAKGYLEDLIARESHVDSAHLNLGRIAEELNDPQGALAEYGQVGPGNDYLPAQLRQADILMNNGRTAEAEKRLAAARDTQPDYAIQLYLIEAETLSANKQGDKAWKILQQALQQYPDDVNLLYTRAMQAEKRNDLAQMEKDLRLIIKREPDNAMALNALGYTLSDRTTRYAEAKALIEQAHQLTPDDPAVLDSLGWVNYRLGNLVEAERLLRQALERFPDQEVAAHLGEVLWANGKQREAKQIWSKFLKDQPDSPILRSTIKRLTGSETL; encoded by the coding sequence ATGAATAGATCTTCCGCGTTGCTCCTCGCTTTTGTCTTCCTCAGCGGCTGCCAGGCCTTGGCCCCCGTTTCACCGGACGGTACACCGCCGGTCGAAGACAGCACACCGGCTCCTGAAAAGCCCAAGGTTTACTCCTCGTTCAGCGAAGACACGATCTTCAGCCTGCTGAGCGCGGAACTGGCTGGCCAACGCAATCGTTTCGACATTGCCCTGGACAACTATGTCACCCAGGCCATCAATACCCAGGACCCGGGCATCTCCGAGCGGGCGTTTCGCATCGCCGAATACCTGGGCGCCGACCAGGCTGCGCTGGACACCGCGCTGATCTGGGCGAAAAACGCCCCGCAAGACCTGGAAGCCCAGCGCGCCGCCGCCATCCAACTGGCCCGCACCGGGCGTTACGACGAATCCATGGTCTATATGGAGAAAGTCCTGCAGGGCAAGGGCGATACCCATTTCGATTTCCTCGCGCTGTCGGCCGCCGACACCGACCAGGACACCCGCAACGGTCTGATGAAGAGTTTCGACCGCCTGCTGCAAAAACACCCGAACAACGGCCAGTTGATCTTCGGCAAGGCGCTGCTGCTGCAACAGGACGGCGACACCCGCGAAGCCCTGAAACTGCTGGAGCAGCACCCGCCGGAAGAAGGCGAAATCGCCCCGATCCTCCTGCGTGCCCGCCTGCTGCAGAGCCTCAGCCGCGCCGACGAAGCCCTGCCGCTGCTGGAAAAAAGCATTCGCAAGTACCCGGACGACAAGCGCCTGCGCCTGACTTACGCGCGCATGCTGGTCGAGCAGGATCGCATGGACGACGCCAAGGCTCAGTTCTCCAGCCTGGTCCAACAGTATCCGGAAGACGACGAGCTGCGTTACTCCCTGGCACTGGTCTGCCTGGAAGCCAAGGACTGGACAGAAGCCAAGGGTTACCTGGAAGACCTGATCGCCCGGGAAAGCCATGTCGATTCGGCGCACCTGAACCTGGGCCGGATCGCCGAAGAACTCAACGATCCGCAAGGCGCGCTGGCGGAATACGGCCAGGTCGGCCCAGGTAACGACTACCTGCCGGCACAATTGCGTCAGGCCGACATCCTGATGAACAACGGCCGTACCGCCGAAGCCGAAAAACGCCTGGCCGCCGCCCGCGACACCCAACCGGACTATGCCATCCAGCTGTACTTGATCGAAGCCGAAACCCTGTCCGCCAACAAGCAGGGGGACAAGGCCTGGAAGATTCTCCAGCAAGCCCTGCAGCAATACCCGGACGACGTGAACCTGCTCTACACCCGGGCGATGCAGGCCGAGAAGCGCAACGACCTGGCGCAGATGGAAAAGGACCTGCGCCTGATCATCAAGCGCGAGCCGGACAACGCCATGGCATTGAACGCCCTCGGCTATACCCTGTCGGATCGTACGACCCGCTACGCCGAAGCCAAGGCCCTGATCGAACAGGCCCACCAGCTGACCCCGGACGATCCGGCGGTACTCGACAGCCTGGGCTGGGTGAACTATCGCCTGGGCAACCTCGTGGAAGCCGAGCGCCTGCTGCGCCAGGCGCTGGAACGCTTCCCCGACCAGGAAGTCGCCGCGCACCTGGGCGAAGTGCTCTGGGCCAACGGCAAGCAACGCGAAGCCAAGCAGATCTGGAGCAAGTTCCTCAAGGATCAGCCCGACAGCCCTATCCTGCGCAGCACCATCAAGCGCCTGACCGGATCAGAGACTCTTTAA
- the lolB gene encoding lipoprotein insertase outer membrane protein LolB, giving the protein MFLRHFIVFSFIALLAGCSGFGTRESVEGHGSPALWREHKQQLTGLDGWQINGKIGIRAPKDSGSGTLFWLQRQDYYDIRLSGPLGRGAARLTGRPGQVALEVANQGRYEAPTPEALLEEQLGWNLPVSHLAWWVRGLPAPDSKSRLTLDGDSRLSNLEQDNWQVEYLSYAQQSGYWLPERIKLHGRDLDVTLVIKEWQPRKLGQ; this is encoded by the coding sequence ATGTTTTTGCGCCACTTTATCGTTTTCAGCTTTATCGCTCTGCTCGCCGGCTGCTCGGGTTTCGGTACCCGCGAATCCGTCGAGGGTCATGGCAGCCCCGCGCTATGGCGCGAACACAAACAGCAGCTGACTGGTCTCGACGGTTGGCAGATCAACGGCAAGATTGGCATTCGTGCCCCCAAGGATTCGGGCAGCGGCACCCTGTTCTGGCTGCAACGCCAGGATTACTACGATATCCGCCTGTCCGGGCCGCTGGGTCGTGGCGCCGCCCGCCTGACCGGCCGTCCCGGCCAGGTCGCGCTGGAAGTCGCCAACCAGGGACGTTATGAAGCGCCAACCCCGGAAGCCCTGCTCGAAGAACAGCTGGGCTGGAACCTGCCGGTCTCGCATCTGGCCTGGTGGGTTCGCGGACTGCCCGCCCCCGACAGCAAGAGCCGCCTGACCCTGGATGGCGACAGCCGCCTGTCCAATCTCGAACAGGACAATTGGCAGGTCGAGTACCTGAGTTATGCACAACAGAGCGGTTACTGGCTGCCCGAGCGGATCAAGCTGCATGGCCGCGACCTTGACGTCACGCTGGTGATCAAGGAATGGCAACCACGCAAGCTGGGGCAGTAA
- the ispE gene encoding 4-(cytidine 5'-diphospho)-2-C-methyl-D-erythritol kinase encodes MNAPRLTLPSPAKLNLMLHILGRREDGYHELQTIFQFLDYGDEITFAVRDDGVIRLHTEFAGVPHDSNLIVRAAKQLQEQSACPLGIDIWIEKVLPMGGGIGGGSSNAATTLLGLNHLWQLGWDDDRLAALGLSLGADVPVFVRGHAAFAEGVGEKLTPVDPEEPWYLVLVPQVSVSTAEIFSDPLLTRDTPPIKVRPVPKGNSRNDCLPVVARRYPDVRNALNLLGKFTEAKLTGTGSCVFGGFPSKAEADKVSALLTETLTGFVAKGSNVSMLHRKLQSLL; translated from the coding sequence ATGAACGCGCCACGACTGACCCTGCCCTCCCCGGCAAAACTCAATCTGATGCTGCACATCCTCGGTCGCCGTGAAGACGGTTATCACGAACTGCAGACAATCTTTCAGTTTCTCGATTACGGCGATGAAATCACCTTTGCCGTGCGCGATGACGGCGTCATTCGCCTGCATACGGAGTTCGCTGGCGTCCCCCACGACAGCAATCTGATCGTGCGAGCAGCCAAGCAGCTTCAGGAACAGTCCGCGTGCCCACTGGGTATCGACATCTGGATCGAGAAAGTCCTGCCCATGGGCGGCGGCATCGGTGGCGGCAGCTCCAATGCGGCGACCACTCTGCTGGGCCTGAATCACCTCTGGCAACTGGGCTGGGACGACGATCGCCTGGCCGCGCTGGGCCTTTCCCTGGGCGCCGATGTGCCGGTTTTCGTGCGCGGGCATGCGGCTTTCGCCGAGGGCGTGGGAGAAAAACTCACCCCGGTGGACCCCGAGGAGCCCTGGTATCTCGTACTGGTGCCGCAAGTCTCTGTAAGTACAGCAGAAATTTTTTCAGATCCGCTGTTGACACGTGACACTCCGCCCATTAAAGTGCGCCCCGTTCCCAAGGGAAACAGCAGAAATGACTGCTTGCCGGTGGTTGCAAGGCGTTATCCAGATGTACGCAACGCATTGAATTTGCTAGGTAAATTTACCGAAGCAAAACTGACCGGGACTGGAAGTTGTGTGTTTGGGGGCTTCCCAAGCAAAGCTGAAGCTGATAAAGTCTCGGCCCTTCTTACAGAGACCCTTACAGGGTTTGTAGCAAAAGGAAGCAACGTTTCGATGTTGCATCGCAAGCTGCAAAGTCTGCTCTAA
- a CDS encoding ribose-phosphate pyrophosphokinase: protein MSKMMVFTGNANPDLARRVVRQLHIPLGDISVGKFSDGEITAEINENVRGKDVFIIQPTCAPTNDNLMELVVMADAFRRSSATRITAVIPYFGYARQDRRPRSARVAISAKVVADMLTVVGIDRVLTVDLHADQIQGFFDIPVDNIYGSPVLVDDIEDQRFENLMIVSPDIGGVVRARAVAKSLGVDLGIIDKRREKANHSEVMHIIGDVEGRTCILVDDMVDTAGTLCHAAKALKEHGAAKVFAYCTHPVLSGRAIENIENSVLDELVVTNTIPLSAAAQACARIRQLDIAPVVAEAVRRISNEESISAMFR from the coding sequence GTGTCCAAGATGATGGTCTTTACGGGGAACGCTAACCCCGATCTGGCTCGGCGTGTCGTACGTCAGCTGCATATCCCTCTCGGTGACATCTCTGTTGGAAAATTTTCCGACGGCGAAATTACCGCTGAGATCAATGAAAATGTCCGCGGTAAAGACGTCTTCATTATTCAGCCGACCTGCGCTCCGACCAACGATAACCTGATGGAACTCGTCGTGATGGCTGATGCCTTCCGCCGCTCCTCAGCGACTCGAATCACTGCTGTAATTCCTTACTTTGGTTATGCCCGTCAGGATCGCCGTCCGCGTTCCGCACGTGTGGCTATCAGCGCGAAAGTCGTGGCTGACATGCTTACCGTAGTCGGCATCGACCGTGTTCTCACGGTTGATCTGCATGCTGACCAGATTCAGGGCTTCTTCGATATTCCGGTAGATAACATCTACGGCTCCCCGGTTTTGGTGGATGACATCGAAGACCAACGTTTCGAAAACCTGATGATCGTCTCCCCGGACATTGGTGGCGTCGTGCGTGCACGTGCCGTTGCCAAATCCCTGGGCGTGGATCTCGGGATCATCGACAAGCGCCGTGAGAAAGCCAATCACTCTGAAGTGATGCATATCATCGGTGACGTTGAAGGCCGTACCTGCATCCTGGTTGACGACATGGTCGATACCGCCGGCACCCTGTGCCACGCGGCCAAGGCCCTGAAAGAGCATGGCGCTGCCAAGGTCTTTGCCTACTGCACACACCCTGTGCTGTCGGGTCGAGCAATCGAGAACATTGAAAATTCCGTGCTGGACGAGCTGGTGGTGACCAACACCATCCCGCTGTCCGCTGCTGCACAAGCCTGTGCGCGTATCCGTCAACTGGACATCGCACCGGTTGTTGCCGAAGCGGTTCGCCGTATCAGCAACGAAGAATCGATCAGCGCGATGTTCCGCTAG
- a CDS encoding 50S ribosomal protein L25/general stress protein Ctc, protein MNEFTLNAELRSDLGKGASRRLRRLASLVPAVVYGGDKAPESISMLAKEVAKLLENEAAFSHVIELNVGGTKQNVVIKALQRHPAKGHVMHADFVRVVAGQKLTAIVPVHFINEAAPVKKGGEISHVIAEIEVSCLPKDLPEFIEVDLGDAEIGTIVHLSNIKAPKGVEFVALAHGNDLAVANVHAPRVAPEATEGAAE, encoded by the coding sequence ATGAACGAATTTACTCTGAATGCTGAACTGCGTTCCGACCTGGGGAAAGGTGCGAGCCGCCGCCTGCGTCGTCTCGCAAGCCTGGTTCCAGCTGTAGTTTACGGTGGCGACAAAGCCCCTGAATCCATCAGCATGCTGGCCAAAGAAGTTGCCAAACTGCTCGAAAACGAAGCTGCTTTCAGCCACGTTATCGAACTGAACGTTGGCGGCACCAAGCAAAACGTCGTGATCAAGGCGCTGCAACGTCACCCGGCCAAAGGCCACGTGATGCACGCTGACTTCGTACGCGTTGTTGCTGGTCAGAAACTGACCGCTATCGTTCCAGTGCACTTCATCAACGAAGCTGCTCCGGTCAAGAAAGGCGGCGAGATTTCGCACGTTATCGCTGAAATCGAAGTGTCCTGCCTGCCGAAAGACCTGCCTGAGTTCATCGAAGTCGACCTGGGCGACGCTGAAATCGGCACCATCGTTCACCTGTCGAACATCAAGGCCCCTAAAGGCGTTGAGTTCGTTGCTCTGGCTCACGGTAACGACCTGGCTGTTGCCAACGTCCACGCTCCACGTGTTGCTCCAGAAGCTACAGAAGGCGCTGCAGAGTAA